A window from Mytilus galloprovincialis chromosome 8, xbMytGall1.hap1.1, whole genome shotgun sequence encodes these proteins:
- the LOC143085266 gene encoding glutamate--cysteine ligase catalytic subunit-like: MDTSNHTPLSWEEITNNLDGVKKQGIRQFIYQYKKHKDRRNDPLYWGDEIEYMIVKIDDEEKTTKLCLKAKDVLETLNIRNIGNRTPIWTPEFGAYMVESIPERPYSDLLYSISEVELSMKERRKELTSVLEEDEIPFTLPSYPRLGVGCFAVPSTERNPNNVTSKPWFSPDDVIYKGRQRTTSIHQNIKDRKGGKIEILIPVYQDIKTKLAFPAVIKTKWKMEQSNDNSIFMEGLVFGAGCCGLQTTFQMDNLDEARFLYDQLVNICPIMLALSAASPVHRGYLSDIDTRWPVLSQSFDDRTDEEKGQKPLKNDRFRIQKSRWSSVETYICPEHSQYNNTDIVYDKDSYEELKNEGLDEALSKHIAYLFIRDPLFLCSETLDQDEILDIQHLENINSTNWQTLRLKLPICNTSTGWRVEFRPMEIQLSDFENAAYAVFVFLVTRIVIAYRLNFVIPISKVDENMSAASKRDAVMEEKFYFRRNSFSDKSITEIKITKPGQLKTKDGNDFCQMTIDEIINGNVEFPGLIPLIKTYLESKCEDTDEETNHLTNSYLKLISDRASGAEPTTANFIRNFVTTHPYYQQDSIVSDIINYELLKACAKKSNGGIK; this comes from the exons ATTGAATATATGATTGTTAAAATTGatgatgaagaaaaaacaacTAAGCTTTGTCTTAAAGCGAAGGATGTTTTGGAGACCTTGAACATACGCAATATAGG gaATCGTACTCCTATATGGACACCAGAGTTTGGAGCATATATGGTAGAAAGTATCCCTGAAAGACCTTATTCTGATCTATTGTATTCCATTTCAGAAGTTGAATTGAGTATGAAAGAAAG GCGGAAAGAACTAACGTCTGTATTAGAGGAGGATGAAATCCCATTTACTCTGCCATCGTACCCAAG ATTAGGTGTTGGTTGTTTTGCTGTCCCGTCAACTGAACGTAATCCGAACAATGTTACATCAAAGCCATGGTTTTCCCCTGATGATGTTATATACAAAGGCCGCCAAAGAACAAC AAGTATACATCAGAACATAAAAGACAGAAAAGGTGGAAAAATTGAAATTCTTATTCCAG TTTACCAGGATATAAAGACAAAATTGGCTTTTCCTGCTGTCATCAAGACTAAATGGAAAATGGAACAATCTAATGATAACAGTATTTTTATGGAAGGTCTTGTTTTTGGTGCTGGATGTTGTGGTTTGCAAACGACGTTTCAGATGGATAATTTGGATGAGGCAAGATTCCTTTACGATCAACTTGTAAATATTTGTCCAATCATG CTAGCTTTAAGTGCAGCATCACCTGTACATAGAGGTTATCTGTCTGATATAGATACTCGATGGCCAGTATTATCACAAAGCTTTGATGACAGAACAGATGAAGAAAAAGGTCAAAAG ccTTTAAAGAATGATAGATTTAGAATACAGAAATCACGTTGGAGTTCTGTAGAAACCTATATTTGTCCAGAACATAGTCAATATAATAACACAGATATCGTATATGATAAAGATTCGTACGAAGAACTGAAGAATGAAG GCTTGGACGAAGCATTATCCAAACACATTGCGTATCTTTTTATTCGCGATCCATTGTTTCTATGTAGCGAAACTCTAGATCAGGATGAAATTTTGGACATACAACATCTGGAA aacATCAATTCAACTAACTGGCAAACACTACGATTGAAACTGCCGATCTGTAATACTAGTACTGGTTGGAGAGTAGAATTTAGACCAATGGAA ATTCAACTGAGCGATTTTGAAAATGCTGCTTATGCTGTATTCGTCTTTTTGGTGACAAGAATTGTCATAGCTTACAGGCTGAATTTTGTCATTCCAATATCAAAG GTTGATGAAAATATGAGTGCTGCTAGCAAACGCGACGCTGTAATGGAGGAAAAGTTTTATTTCAGAAGAAACAGCTTTTCCG ACAAGTCAATAACAGAAATTAAAATAACCAAGCCTGGTCAATTGAAAACGAAAGATGGCAATGACTTTTGTCAGATGACAATAGATGAAATAATAAATGGGAAC GTAGAATTTCCTGGCCTTATTCCCTTGATTAAAACATACTTAGAAAGTAAATGCGAAGACACAGATGAAGAAACAAATCATTTAACCAATAGTTACTTGAAACTTATATCTGACAGAGCCTCAG gtgCGGAACCAACGACTGccaacttcattagaaattttgTAACAACGCATCCTTACTATCAGCAAGATTCTATTGTGTCCGATATAATCAATTATGAATTATTAAAAGCATGCGCAAAAAAGTCCAATGGTGGAATCAAATGA